The following are encoded together in the Bradyrhizobium sp. CCGUVB1N3 genome:
- a CDS encoding site-specific integrase has protein sequence MPFTVVRRNPLQSVFNGGADGGAVMAKRQLHKLSAREAETIVEPGRHGDGGGLYLAIETGAHARRQWIFLYRVRGTGKRREVGLGPAKGKGKDGISLADARLKAADARKKLAEGKDPLAERRAEMQATTTFGEFADDFLTSIKAGFKGKNTLDDWTRDLKARCKPIRGMELTNITVNDVLGILSPIWMTINRTARETRSRIERVLDAAEARGFRSGKNPAMWKTLKPLLPKSKRSKRHHRAAPYKDIPSIVQMLQAKHDGADTTVNLAAECIILTAVRTGEARLMRVREVNFAERLWTIPAERMKTEDHPEGQDFEVPLCDRAIEILNAVIPKNAARDAYMFAGQWSKDHTKPLGMNAVLHALKAVYPAMTTHGCRSSFRDWAGDETRFEREIAEMALAHKVGDETEQAYRRGNALKKRRHLMDAWGRYVASGSNVIRFARRESI, from the coding sequence TTGCCGTTCACGGTCGTTCGCCGCAATCCGCTGCAATCCGTGTTCAATGGTGGGGCGGATGGTGGGGCGGTTATGGCCAAACGACAGTTGCACAAGCTCTCCGCGCGGGAAGCGGAGACCATCGTCGAGCCCGGGCGCCACGGCGACGGGGGCGGGCTTTACCTCGCGATCGAGACGGGTGCACACGCACGACGGCAATGGATTTTCCTGTACCGCGTGCGCGGCACCGGCAAGCGCAGAGAGGTCGGGTTGGGCCCCGCCAAGGGCAAAGGCAAGGACGGCATCTCGCTCGCGGATGCTCGACTCAAGGCTGCCGATGCCCGCAAGAAACTAGCCGAAGGCAAGGACCCGTTGGCTGAACGGCGCGCCGAAATGCAGGCGACCACCACGTTCGGAGAATTCGCGGACGACTTCCTGACATCGATCAAGGCCGGATTCAAAGGCAAGAATACGCTCGATGACTGGACACGAGACCTGAAGGCGCGATGCAAGCCCATCCGAGGCATGGAGCTCACCAACATCACAGTGAACGACGTGCTGGGGATTCTGTCGCCCATCTGGATGACGATCAACCGCACGGCCCGCGAAACGCGCAGCCGGATTGAGCGCGTGCTTGACGCCGCCGAGGCCAGGGGCTTTCGGTCCGGGAAAAACCCCGCGATGTGGAAGACCTTGAAGCCGCTCTTGCCAAAGTCGAAGCGGTCGAAGCGTCATCATAGGGCTGCGCCCTACAAGGACATCCCTAGCATCGTCCAGATGCTGCAAGCCAAGCACGACGGGGCCGATACAACGGTCAATCTCGCAGCTGAATGCATCATCTTGACGGCGGTGCGGACCGGCGAGGCTCGATTGATGCGCGTGCGCGAGGTGAACTTCGCAGAGCGGCTTTGGACCATCCCGGCGGAGCGGATGAAGACAGAAGACCACCCCGAAGGCCAAGATTTCGAAGTACCGCTCTGCGACCGCGCAATCGAAATCCTGAACGCCGTCATCCCAAAGAATGCGGCTCGCGATGCCTACATGTTTGCCGGACAATGGTCAAAGGACCATACGAAGCCGCTAGGCATGAATGCCGTGCTCCACGCGCTCAAGGCGGTTTATCCCGCGATGACCACGCATGGCTGCCGGTCCAGCTTCCGCGATTGGGCGGGTGACGAAACGCGTTTCGAGCGAGAAATTGCGGAAATGGCATTGGCCCACAAGGTGGGCGATGAGACAGAGCAGGCCTACCGCCGTGGCAATGCCTTGAAGAAGCGGCGGCACTTGATGGACGCTTGGGGCCGATACGTCGCAAGCGGTTCTAACGTGATCCGATTTGCTCGTCGGGAGTCAATATAG